A single region of the Xiphias gladius isolate SHS-SW01 ecotype Sanya breed wild chromosome 17, ASM1685928v1, whole genome shotgun sequence genome encodes:
- the LOC120802612 gene encoding heterogeneous nuclear ribonucleoprotein A/B-like, producing the protein MSDAETLLMETSEQNGNEGEEDQNGAEQELMGGEDGQDNGTDGGKIDASKGEEDAGKMFVGGLSWDTSKKDLKDYFSKFGEVSDCTIKMDSNTGRSRGFGFVLFKDSASVDKVLEQKEHRLDGRQIDPKRAMAMKKEPVKKIFVGGLNPEATEDTIREYFGAFGEIETIELPIDPKSKKRRGFIFITYKEEASVKKCLEKKYHNIQGGRCELKIAQPKEVYQQQQYGAGRGGGYGGRGGRGRGGQNQGWNQGYGNYWNQGYGNQGYGYSGYSGYGNYDYSSGYYGYGPGYDYNQGNASYGKTPRRGAHQTGYKPY; encoded by the exons ATGTCAGACGCTGAGACACTGCTCATGGAGACATCGGAGCAGAACGGCAACGAGGGAGAGGAGGACCAGAACGGAGCCGAGCAGGAGCTGATGGGTGGAGAGGATGGCCAGGACAATGGCACAGATGGAGGCAAGATTGATGCCAgcaaaggagaggaggatgctgG CAAAATGTTCGTGGGCGGCCTCAGCTGGGACACGAGTAAAAAGGACCTGAAGGATTACTTCAGTAAGTTCGGTGAGGTGTCGGACTGCACCATCAAGATGGACTCCAACACTGGCCGATCCAGAGGCTTTGGCTTCGTTCTTTTCAAAGACTCTGCCAGCGTGGACAAG GTGCTGGAGCAGAAGGAACACAGACTCGACGGACGTCAGATCGACCCCAAGAGGGCGATGGCCATGAAGAAGGAGCCCGTCAAGAAAATCTTTGTCGGAGGTTTGAACCCTGAGGCGACTGAGGACACTATCCGGGAATATTTCGGGGCCTTCGGAGAG ATCGAAACCATTGAGCTTCCCATTGACCCCAAATCAAAGAAAAGGAGGGGTTTTATCTTCATCACATACAAAGAGGAAGCAAGCGTCAAGAAGTGTCTGGAGAAGAAATACCACAACATCCAGGGGGGCAGg TGTGAGCTGAAGATCGCTCAGCCAAAGGAGgtgtatcagcagcagcagtatggAGCAGGCCGTGGCGGCGGCTATGGAGGCCGGGGGGGCAGGGGCCGTGGAG GTCAGAACCAGGGCTGGAACCAGGGCTATGGAAACTACTGGAACCAGGGATACGGTAACCAAGGCTATGGCTACAGTGGATACAGCGGCTATGGCAACTATGACTACTCTTCTGGTTACTATGGATATGGTCCCGGATATGATTACA ACCAGGGCAATGCCAGCTACGGGAAAACCCCAAGACGGGGGGCACACCAGACAGGCTACAAGCCATACTGA